One stretch of Oryzias latipes chromosome 7, ASM223467v1 DNA includes these proteins:
- the srpk1 gene encoding SRSF protein kinase 1 isoform X2 translates to MERKVLALQARKKRGKAKKTNKKQPPNHRARHQPQQEPSPQEPEETEEILGSDDEEQEDPNDYCKGGYHHVKVGDLYNGKYHVIRKLGWGHFSTVWLAWDIQVKRFVAMKVVKSAEHYTETAVDEIKLLKSVRNSDPDDPNREMVVQLLDDFKISGVNGTHVCMVFEVLGHHLLKWIIKSNYQGLPLACVKSIIKQVLQGLDYLHSKCQIIHTDIKPENILMTVDEPYVRKLAAEATEWQRTGAPPPSGSAISTAPAPKQMVKMSKNKKKKLKKKQKRQAELLEKCIMDLEEMEKTTETREDDDEEEEPQSPKGRVCAPLRQVSLQDLGNEEPNEGSMNEDHKRVGPEPEELPDANCNGHVEVERRKPQWRNEDQHNGNAESPEGQRVECPVYHLCNGVDSTDFNEPDTETDSRGARRLDVTERQLSVGLEEGELEHSILEEEEEEKADCFYRRQESMRNDKLTAGSLLINPLEPVNADKIKVKIADLGNACWVHKHFTEDIQTRQYRSLEVLIGSGYSTPADIWSTACMAFELATGDYLFEPHSGEDYSRDEDHIALIIELLGSVPRKLIMTGKYSKDFFTKKGDLKHITKLKPWGLLEVLVDKYEWPREEAESFTDFLLPMLEMVPEKRATAAECLRHPWIAL, encoded by the exons ATGGAGAGGAAAG TTCTAGCACTCCAGGCAAGGAAAAAGAGGGGTAAAGCAAAGAAGACCAACAAaaa ACAGCCGCCCAATCACAGAGCTCGACATCAACCTCAGCAAGAACCTTCGCCTCAGGAACCAGAAGAAACAGAGGAGATCCTTGGTTCTGATGATGAGGAGCAGGAGGACCCCAATGACTACTGCAAAG GTGGCTACCATCACGTTAAAGTAGGAGACCTTTATAATGGAAAATATCACGTAATCCGTAAACTGGGTTGGGGACACTTTTCTACGGTGTGGCTTGCCTGGGATATCCA GGTAAAGAGATTTGTTGCAATGAAGGTTGTAAAAAGCGCTGAGCACTACACGGAGACAGCGGTGGATGAGATCAAGCTTCTTAAATCT GTTAGAAACTCAGATCCTGATGATCCAAATCGTGAGATGGTGGTTCAGTTACTCGATGACTTTAAGATCTCTGGTGTCAATGGAACTC ATGTCTGTATGGTGTTTGAGGTGTTGGGCCATCACTTATTAAAATGGATAATAAAGTCCAATTACCAAGGGCTGCCCCTTGCTTGTGTGAAGAGCATCATAAAACAG GTACTTCAAGGGCTGGACTACCTTCACTCAAAGTGCCAGATCATCCACACCGACATCAAACCGGAGAACATCCTGATGACTGTTGATGAGCCTTATGTGCGAAAGCTTGCAGCAGAAGCTACAGAATGGCAGCGTACCGGGGCGCCTCCTCCCTCTGGTTCTGCGA TTAGCACTGCACCAGCTCCAAAACAG atggtaaaaatgtcaaagaacaaaaagaaaaagttgaaaaagaaacaaaagcgcCAAGCAGAGCTGCTGGAAAAGTGCATCATGGACCTGGAGGAGATGGAGAAGACCACAGAAACGCGAGAGGATGATGACGAAGAGGAGGAACCTCAATCTCCAAAGGGACGAGTCTGTGCTCCTCTCAGACAGGTGTCTTTACAGGATCTAGGAAATGAGGAACCAAACG AGGGCAGCATGAATGAAGATCACAAGAGGGTGGGACCAGAACCAGAGGAGCTTCCAGATGCCAACTGCAATGGGCATGTAGAGGTTGAGCGGAGAAAACCCCAGTGGAGAAACGAAGACCAACACAACGGCAATGCAGAGTCTCCAGAAGGCCAACGTGTCGAGTGCCCCGTCTATCATTTGTGCAATGGTGTGGATTCCACAGATTTTAATGAACCAGACACTGAGACTGACAGCAGAGGAGCCCGGCGCCTGGATGTTACTGAAAGGCAGCTTTCTGTTGGCTTGGAAGAAGGAGAGCTGGAACACAGCAttttggaggaggaggaagaagagaaggcCGACTGTTTTTACCGAAGACAGGAAAGCATGAGAAACG ACAAGTTAACAGCCGGATCCCTTCTCATCAACCCTCTTGAGCCAGTCAATGCAGACAAGATCAAGGTCAAGATTGCTGATTTGGGAAACGCCTGCTGGGTG CACAAGCACTTTACAGAAGATATCCAGACCCGGCAGTACCGTTCTTTAGAGGTGCTCATTGGTTCTGGATACAGCACACCAGCCGACATATGGAGCACAGCCTGCATG GCCTTTGAGCTTGCCACAGGAGACTATTTGTTTGAGCCACATTCTGGAGAAGACTATTCCAGGGATGAAG ACCATATAGCGCTGATCATTGAGCTGCTGGGAAGTGTCCCACGCAAACTTATAATGACCGGCAAATATTCCAAGGACTTTTTCACCAAGAAAG gtgattTGAAACACATCACAAAGCTGAAGCCGTGGGGTCTGCTAGAGGTTCTGGTTGACAAGTATGAGTGGCCCCGTGAAGAAGCAGAGTCCTTCACTGACTTCCTCCTTCCCATGCTGGAGATGGTCCCAGAGAAAAGAGCCACGGCTGCGGAGTGCTTACGCCACCCTTGGATCGCCCTCTAG
- the LOC101160731 gene encoding mitogen-activated protein kinase 14A isoform X2: protein MSQKERPNFYRQEVNKTIWEVPDRYQNLSPVGSGAYGSVCSAYDTKTGLKVAVKKLSRPFQSIIHAKRTYRELRLLKHMKHENVIGLLDVFTPATSLKEFTDVYFVNHLMGADLNNIVKCQKLTDDHVQFLIYQILRGLKYIHSADIIHRDLKPSNLAVNEDCELKILDFGLARLTDDEMTGYVATRWYRAPEIMLNWMHYNMTVDIWSVGCIMAELLTGRTLFPGTDHINQLQQIMRLTGTPPAALISRMPSHEARTYISSLPHMAKRNFADVFIGANPLAVDLLEKMLVLDTDRRITAAEALEHPYFAQYHDPDDEPEAEPYDQSFESRDLNIKEWKRLTYEELCSFEPPVFNEDDME, encoded by the exons ATGTCGCAGAAAGAAAGACCCAATTTTTACCGACAGGAGGTCAACAAGACAATATGGGAAGTCCCGGATCGGTACCAAAACCTGTCCCCGGTGGGCTCTGGGGCTTACGGATCGGTTTG TTCGGCCTACGATacaaagacgggtttaaaggtTGCTGTGAAAAAGCTTTCTCGACCATTTCAGTCCATCATCCATGCCAAGAGAACCTACAGAGAGCTGCGCCTGCTCAAACACATGAAGCATGAAAAT GTTATTGGGCTCTTGGATGTCTTCACCCCTGCCACTTCTCTAAAGGAATTCACGGACGT GTATTTTGTTAATCACCTTATGGGGGCAGATCTCAACAACATCGTGAAATGTCAGAAACTCACAGACGACCATGTGCAGTTCCTCATATATCAGATCCTCCGAGGATTAAAA TACATCCACTCAGCAGACATCATTCACAGA GATTTAAAACCCAGTAACTTGGCAGTAAATGAGGACTGTGAGCTGAAG ATTTTGGACTTTGGTTTGGCACGGCTCACCGACGACGAGATGACTGGCTATGTAGCCACCCGCTGGTACCGAGCCCCAGAGATCATGTTGAACTGGATGCACTACAACATGACAG tggATATTTGGTCAGTCGGGTGTATAATGGCAGAACTTCTAACTGGACGAACTCTGTTTCCTGGCACAGACC ATATAAACCAGCTTCAGCAGATAATGCGTCTGACAGGAACTCCCCCAGCAGCTCTAATAAGCAGGATGCCCAGCCACGAG GCCAGGACCTACATCAGCTCTTTGCCTCACATGGCCAAGAGAAACTTTGCGGATGTATTCATCGGTGCTAACCCGCTTG CTGTCGACCTCTTGGAGAAAATGTTGGTTCTGGATACAGACAGAAGAATAACAGCAGCCGAGGCCCTGGAGCACCCCTACTTTGCCCAGTACCATGATCCAGATGATGAGCCGGAAGCTGAGCCTTATGACCAGAGCTTTGAGAGCCGGGATCTCAATATTAAGGAGTGGAAAC gATTAACCTATGAGGAGCTGTGCAGCTTTGAGCCGCCTGTCTTTAACGAGGACGACATGGAGTGA
- the lhfpl5 gene encoding LHFPL tetraspan subfamily member 5 protein: protein MDLLPAQEAAKIYHTNYVRNSRAIGVMWAVFTICFVIITIVVFIQPYWIGDSVNTPQAGYFGLFHYCIGNALTSELTCKGSMLDFNSIPSPAFRTAMFMVGCSMLLVVGTMVAFSLFFFCNAGNVYKICAWMQLASGVLMVIGCMIYPDGWDAPEVKRMCGQRTDKYSLGNCTVRWAYILAIISILDSVLLALLSFTLGNRQDQLLPDDFELDGAGKGCTGKMAVEPSHLKLMQNVKRHEKKMQFQDLMLFCFLHVDISKIVTIGDTQKTIGDMKLIIFYFFSCFL, encoded by the exons ATGGATCTGCTTCCCGCCCAGGAAGCCGCCAAAATCTACCACACCAACTATGTGAGAAACTCCAGGGCCATCGGCGTCATGTGGGCTGTGTTCACCATCTGCTTCGTCATCATCACCATTGTGGTCTTCATCCAGCCCTACTGGATCGGGGACAGCGTCAACACCCCGCAGGCCGGCTACTTCGGCCTCTTCCACTACTGCATCGGCAACGCGCTGACCTCGGAGCTCACATGTAAGGGCAGCATGCTGGACTTCAACTCGATCCCCTCCCCGGCGTTCAGGACCGCGATGTTCATGGTGGGATGTTCCATGCTGCTGGTGGTGGGCACCATGGTGGCCTTCAGCTTGTTCTTCTTCTGCAACGCAGGAAATGTCTACAAGATCTGTGCGTGGATGCAGCTGGCCTCAG GAGTATTAATGGTAATAGGCTGCATGATCTACCCTGACGGCTGGGATGCTCCCGAGGTAAAGAGGATGTGTGGCCAGAGGACAGATAAGTACAGCCTAGGAAACTGCACGGTGCGCTGGGCCTACATTCTGGCCATCATCAGCATTCTAGACTCTGTCCTCCTGGCTCTGCTGTCCTTCACCCTCGGCAACCGGCAGGATCAACTGCTGCCAGATGACTTTGAGTTGGATGGAGCAGGTAAAGGCTGCACTGGGAAGATGGCTGTAGAGCCTTCTCACCTCAAACTCATGCAAAACGTAAAAAggcatgagaaaaaaatgcaatttcaagatttgatgcttttctgctttttgcatGTTGATATTTCTAAAATTGTCACAATTGGTGACACGCAAAAAACGATTGGTGACatgaaattaattattttttactttttttcttgctttttgtaG
- the srpk1 gene encoding SRSF protein kinase 1 isoform X3, which translates to MKVVKSAEHYTETAVDEIKLLKSVRNSDPDDPNREMVVQLLDDFKISGVNGTHVCMVFEVLGHHLLKWIIKSNYQGLPLACVKSIIKQVLQGLDYLHSKCQIIHTDIKPENILMTVDEPYVRKLAAEATEWQRTGAPPPSGSAISTAPAPKQMVKMSKNKKKKLKKKQKRQAELLEKCIMDLEEMEKTTETREDDDEEEEPQSPKGRVCAPLRQVSLQDLGNEEPNEGSMNEDHKRVGPEPEELPDANCNGHVEVERRKPQWRNEDQHNGNAESPEGQRVECPVYHLCNGVDSTDFNEPDTETDSRGARRLDVTERQLSVGLEEGELEHSILEEEEEEKADCFYRRQESMRNDKLTAGSLLINPLEPVNADKIKVKIADLGNACWVHKHFTEDIQTRQYRSLEVLIGSGYSTPADIWSTACMAFELATGDYLFEPHSGEDYSRDEDHLALMIELLGKIPRHYALSGKYSQEYFTKRGDLKHITKLKPWGLLEVLVDKYEWPREEAESFTDFLLPMLEMVPEKRATAAECLRHPWIAL; encoded by the exons ATGAAGGTTGTAAAAAGCGCTGAGCACTACACGGAGACAGCGGTGGATGAGATCAAGCTTCTTAAATCT GTTAGAAACTCAGATCCTGATGATCCAAATCGTGAGATGGTGGTTCAGTTACTCGATGACTTTAAGATCTCTGGTGTCAATGGAACTC ATGTCTGTATGGTGTTTGAGGTGTTGGGCCATCACTTATTAAAATGGATAATAAAGTCCAATTACCAAGGGCTGCCCCTTGCTTGTGTGAAGAGCATCATAAAACAG GTACTTCAAGGGCTGGACTACCTTCACTCAAAGTGCCAGATCATCCACACCGACATCAAACCGGAGAACATCCTGATGACTGTTGATGAGCCTTATGTGCGAAAGCTTGCAGCAGAAGCTACAGAATGGCAGCGTACCGGGGCGCCTCCTCCCTCTGGTTCTGCGA TTAGCACTGCACCAGCTCCAAAACAG atggtaaaaatgtcaaagaacaaaaagaaaaagttgaaaaagaaacaaaagcgcCAAGCAGAGCTGCTGGAAAAGTGCATCATGGACCTGGAGGAGATGGAGAAGACCACAGAAACGCGAGAGGATGATGACGAAGAGGAGGAACCTCAATCTCCAAAGGGACGAGTCTGTGCTCCTCTCAGACAGGTGTCTTTACAGGATCTAGGAAATGAGGAACCAAACG AGGGCAGCATGAATGAAGATCACAAGAGGGTGGGACCAGAACCAGAGGAGCTTCCAGATGCCAACTGCAATGGGCATGTAGAGGTTGAGCGGAGAAAACCCCAGTGGAGAAACGAAGACCAACACAACGGCAATGCAGAGTCTCCAGAAGGCCAACGTGTCGAGTGCCCCGTCTATCATTTGTGCAATGGTGTGGATTCCACAGATTTTAATGAACCAGACACTGAGACTGACAGCAGAGGAGCCCGGCGCCTGGATGTTACTGAAAGGCAGCTTTCTGTTGGCTTGGAAGAAGGAGAGCTGGAACACAGCAttttggaggaggaggaagaagagaaggcCGACTGTTTTTACCGAAGACAGGAAAGCATGAGAAACG ACAAGTTAACAGCCGGATCCCTTCTCATCAACCCTCTTGAGCCAGTCAATGCAGACAAGATCAAGGTCAAGATTGCTGATTTGGGAAACGCCTGCTGGGTG CACAAGCACTTTACAGAAGATATCCAGACCCGGCAGTACCGTTCTTTAGAGGTGCTCATTGGTTCTGGATACAGCACACCAGCCGACATATGGAGCACAGCCTGCATG GCCTTTGAGCTTGCCACAGGAGACTATTTGTTTGAGCCACATTCTGGAGAAGACTATTCCAGGGATGAAG ACCATCTTGCTCTCATGATTGAGTTGCTTGGTAAAATCCCTCGACACTATGCACTGAGTGGGAAATACTCACAGGAATACTTCACCAAAAGAG gtgattTGAAACACATCACAAAGCTGAAGCCGTGGGGTCTGCTAGAGGTTCTGGTTGACAAGTATGAGTGGCCCCGTGAAGAAGCAGAGTCCTTCACTGACTTCCTCCTTCCCATGCTGGAGATGGTCCCAGAGAAAAGAGCCACGGCTGCGGAGTGCTTACGCCACCCTTGGATCGCCCTCTAG
- the LOC101160731 gene encoding mitogen-activated protein kinase 14A isoform X1 gives MSQKERPNFYRQEVNKTIWEVPDRYQNLSPVGSGAYGSVCSAYDTKTGLKVAVKKLSRPFQSIIHAKRTYRELRLLKHMKHENVIGLLDVFTPATSLKEFTDVYFVNHLMGADLNNIVKCQKLTDDHVQFLIYQILRGLKYIHSADIIHRDLKPSNLAVNEDCELKILDFGLARLTDDEMTGYVATRWYRAPEIMLNWMHYNMTVDIWSVGCIMAELLTGRTLFPGTDHIDQLKLIMMLVGTPGPELLMKISSESARTYISSLPHMAKRNFADVFIGANPLAVDLLEKMLVLDTDRRITAAEALEHPYFAQYHDPDDEPEAEPYDQSFESRDLNIKEWKRLTYEELCSFEPPVFNEDDME, from the exons ATGTCGCAGAAAGAAAGACCCAATTTTTACCGACAGGAGGTCAACAAGACAATATGGGAAGTCCCGGATCGGTACCAAAACCTGTCCCCGGTGGGCTCTGGGGCTTACGGATCGGTTTG TTCGGCCTACGATacaaagacgggtttaaaggtTGCTGTGAAAAAGCTTTCTCGACCATTTCAGTCCATCATCCATGCCAAGAGAACCTACAGAGAGCTGCGCCTGCTCAAACACATGAAGCATGAAAAT GTTATTGGGCTCTTGGATGTCTTCACCCCTGCCACTTCTCTAAAGGAATTCACGGACGT GTATTTTGTTAATCACCTTATGGGGGCAGATCTCAACAACATCGTGAAATGTCAGAAACTCACAGACGACCATGTGCAGTTCCTCATATATCAGATCCTCCGAGGATTAAAA TACATCCACTCAGCAGACATCATTCACAGA GATTTAAAACCCAGTAACTTGGCAGTAAATGAGGACTGTGAGCTGAAG ATTTTGGACTTTGGTTTGGCACGGCTCACCGACGACGAGATGACTGGCTATGTAGCCACCCGCTGGTACCGAGCCCCAGAGATCATGTTGAACTGGATGCACTACAACATGACAG tggATATTTGGTCAGTCGGGTGTATAATGGCAGAACTTCTAACTGGACGAACTCTGTTTCCTGGCACAGACC ACATTGATCAGTTGAAGTTAATCATGATGCTCGTCGGAACTCCAGGGCCAGAGCTCTTGATGAAAATATCTTCAGAGTCT GCCAGGACCTACATCAGCTCTTTGCCTCACATGGCCAAGAGAAACTTTGCGGATGTATTCATCGGTGCTAACCCGCTTG CTGTCGACCTCTTGGAGAAAATGTTGGTTCTGGATACAGACAGAAGAATAACAGCAGCCGAGGCCCTGGAGCACCCCTACTTTGCCCAGTACCATGATCCAGATGATGAGCCGGAAGCTGAGCCTTATGACCAGAGCTTTGAGAGCCGGGATCTCAATATTAAGGAGTGGAAAC gATTAACCTATGAGGAGCTGTGCAGCTTTGAGCCGCCTGTCTTTAACGAGGACGACATGGAGTGA
- the srpk1 gene encoding SRSF protein kinase 1 isoform X1: MERKVLALQARKKRGKAKKTNKKQPPNHRARHQPQQEPSPQEPEETEEILGSDDEEQEDPNDYCKGGYHHVKVGDLYNGKYHVIRKLGWGHFSTVWLAWDIQVKRFVAMKVVKSAEHYTETAVDEIKLLKSVRNSDPDDPNREMVVQLLDDFKISGVNGTHVCMVFEVLGHHLLKWIIKSNYQGLPLACVKSIIKQVLQGLDYLHSKCQIIHTDIKPENILMTVDEPYVRKLAAEATEWQRTGAPPPSGSAISTAPAPKQMVKMSKNKKKKLKKKQKRQAELLEKCIMDLEEMEKTTETREDDDEEEEPQSPKGRVCAPLRQVSLQDLGNEEPNEGSMNEDHKRVGPEPEELPDANCNGHVEVERRKPQWRNEDQHNGNAESPEGQRVECPVYHLCNGVDSTDFNEPDTETDSRGARRLDVTERQLSVGLEEGELEHSILEEEEEEKADCFYRRQESMRNDKLTAGSLLINPLEPVNADKIKVKIADLGNACWVHKHFTEDIQTRQYRSLEVLIGSGYSTPADIWSTACMAFELATGDYLFEPHSGEDYSRDEDHLALMIELLGKIPRHYALSGKYSQEYFTKRGDLKHITKLKPWGLLEVLVDKYEWPREEAESFTDFLLPMLEMVPEKRATAAECLRHPWIAL; the protein is encoded by the exons ATGGAGAGGAAAG TTCTAGCACTCCAGGCAAGGAAAAAGAGGGGTAAAGCAAAGAAGACCAACAAaaa ACAGCCGCCCAATCACAGAGCTCGACATCAACCTCAGCAAGAACCTTCGCCTCAGGAACCAGAAGAAACAGAGGAGATCCTTGGTTCTGATGATGAGGAGCAGGAGGACCCCAATGACTACTGCAAAG GTGGCTACCATCACGTTAAAGTAGGAGACCTTTATAATGGAAAATATCACGTAATCCGTAAACTGGGTTGGGGACACTTTTCTACGGTGTGGCTTGCCTGGGATATCCA GGTAAAGAGATTTGTTGCAATGAAGGTTGTAAAAAGCGCTGAGCACTACACGGAGACAGCGGTGGATGAGATCAAGCTTCTTAAATCT GTTAGAAACTCAGATCCTGATGATCCAAATCGTGAGATGGTGGTTCAGTTACTCGATGACTTTAAGATCTCTGGTGTCAATGGAACTC ATGTCTGTATGGTGTTTGAGGTGTTGGGCCATCACTTATTAAAATGGATAATAAAGTCCAATTACCAAGGGCTGCCCCTTGCTTGTGTGAAGAGCATCATAAAACAG GTACTTCAAGGGCTGGACTACCTTCACTCAAAGTGCCAGATCATCCACACCGACATCAAACCGGAGAACATCCTGATGACTGTTGATGAGCCTTATGTGCGAAAGCTTGCAGCAGAAGCTACAGAATGGCAGCGTACCGGGGCGCCTCCTCCCTCTGGTTCTGCGA TTAGCACTGCACCAGCTCCAAAACAG atggtaaaaatgtcaaagaacaaaaagaaaaagttgaaaaagaaacaaaagcgcCAAGCAGAGCTGCTGGAAAAGTGCATCATGGACCTGGAGGAGATGGAGAAGACCACAGAAACGCGAGAGGATGATGACGAAGAGGAGGAACCTCAATCTCCAAAGGGACGAGTCTGTGCTCCTCTCAGACAGGTGTCTTTACAGGATCTAGGAAATGAGGAACCAAACG AGGGCAGCATGAATGAAGATCACAAGAGGGTGGGACCAGAACCAGAGGAGCTTCCAGATGCCAACTGCAATGGGCATGTAGAGGTTGAGCGGAGAAAACCCCAGTGGAGAAACGAAGACCAACACAACGGCAATGCAGAGTCTCCAGAAGGCCAACGTGTCGAGTGCCCCGTCTATCATTTGTGCAATGGTGTGGATTCCACAGATTTTAATGAACCAGACACTGAGACTGACAGCAGAGGAGCCCGGCGCCTGGATGTTACTGAAAGGCAGCTTTCTGTTGGCTTGGAAGAAGGAGAGCTGGAACACAGCAttttggaggaggaggaagaagagaaggcCGACTGTTTTTACCGAAGACAGGAAAGCATGAGAAACG ACAAGTTAACAGCCGGATCCCTTCTCATCAACCCTCTTGAGCCAGTCAATGCAGACAAGATCAAGGTCAAGATTGCTGATTTGGGAAACGCCTGCTGGGTG CACAAGCACTTTACAGAAGATATCCAGACCCGGCAGTACCGTTCTTTAGAGGTGCTCATTGGTTCTGGATACAGCACACCAGCCGACATATGGAGCACAGCCTGCATG GCCTTTGAGCTTGCCACAGGAGACTATTTGTTTGAGCCACATTCTGGAGAAGACTATTCCAGGGATGAAG ACCATCTTGCTCTCATGATTGAGTTGCTTGGTAAAATCCCTCGACACTATGCACTGAGTGGGAAATACTCACAGGAATACTTCACCAAAAGAG gtgattTGAAACACATCACAAAGCTGAAGCCGTGGGGTCTGCTAGAGGTTCTGGTTGACAAGTATGAGTGGCCCCGTGAAGAAGCAGAGTCCTTCACTGACTTCCTCCTTCCCATGCTGGAGATGGTCCCAGAGAAAAGAGCCACGGCTGCGGAGTGCTTACGCCACCCTTGGATCGCCCTCTAG